In one Chitinophaga sancti genomic region, the following are encoded:
- a CDS encoding carbohydrate-binding protein — MSKYILFFLLLVFAACKKDKGYYDYTNELKKYDGNTYEFLHSQQQYDSFLLAIERVGLTDSLKTGRYTVFAPSDASFRQAIENMNTLRVIQGRAPMFIASLPEEQLDTLVCRYIVRDTVSAGRMQLQDGLELPAIRYAYPMHGKFNRADAEGHVNGGPGIITYSDTKGVIYTNRWSNASTVAIDIVTNNGLVNIIDKNHQFGFDEFIGRMNPTTSTPWNDYPFYIPGVIALEQFNRGGNKVAYLDFSIDNKGGQYRPAENVDIASGEDGFKIGWTETDEWLDYSVDVTETGSYKMQLRYGSGGDNGKLHLLLDGTTVAGSAMTTKSTGGYSNYADIYVSGVQMKAGKHIMRLYMDFGLYDLRFIKLLPEGRPFPIPGVITLEDYDPGGEGVGYHDLTTENSGGKYRPNESVDIDYSRNAGGGYQVGWTDTGEWMKYTVDVKQTGYYVASTLLGSPNDGKKFHIEFDGVNVTGSVAVPNTSDYHKRQNANVTVYLTKGIHVMRFFEETGGYDVKSVTFRPLN, encoded by the coding sequence ATGAGTAAATACATTTTATTTTTTCTGCTGCTCGTTTTCGCTGCCTGTAAAAAGGATAAAGGATACTATGACTACACCAACGAGTTGAAGAAGTATGATGGCAACACTTACGAGTTCCTGCACAGCCAGCAGCAATACGATTCTTTCCTGCTGGCAATAGAACGTGTAGGTTTAACCGATAGTCTTAAGACTGGCCGCTATACTGTATTCGCACCATCAGATGCCAGCTTCAGACAGGCAATAGAAAACATGAACACCCTGCGTGTGATTCAGGGCCGTGCGCCCATGTTCATTGCTTCCCTGCCGGAGGAGCAGCTGGATACCCTGGTTTGCCGCTACATCGTAAGGGATACCGTAAGCGCAGGCCGTATGCAGTTGCAGGATGGGCTGGAATTGCCCGCCATCCGCTATGCTTATCCTATGCATGGGAAATTCAACCGCGCAGATGCGGAAGGCCATGTAAACGGTGGCCCGGGTATCATCACCTACAGCGATACCAAGGGTGTGATCTATACAAATCGCTGGTCCAATGCCAGCACTGTGGCGATTGACATCGTGACTAACAATGGGTTGGTGAATATAATCGACAAGAATCACCAGTTCGGCTTCGATGAATTCATAGGCCGTATGAACCCTACCACTTCTACCCCCTGGAATGACTATCCCTTCTATATTCCGGGTGTCATAGCCCTCGAGCAATTTAACCGGGGTGGGAATAAGGTGGCTTATCTCGATTTCTCTATTGACAATAAAGGCGGCCAGTACCGTCCTGCTGAAAATGTGGACATCGCTTCCGGTGAAGATGGTTTCAAGATCGGCTGGACAGAAACCGACGAATGGCTGGACTATAGTGTGGATGTGACTGAAACCGGCTCTTATAAAATGCAGTTACGCTATGGCTCTGGTGGTGATAATGGTAAGCTGCACCTGCTATTGGATGGAACTACCGTGGCAGGCAGTGCTATGACTACTAAATCCACCGGGGGCTATAGCAATTATGCAGACATCTATGTGAGTGGTGTGCAAATGAAAGCAGGTAAACACATCATGCGGCTTTACATGGATTTTGGATTGTATGATTTGCGCTTTATCAAGCTCCTGCCCGAAGGGCGTCCTTTCCCGATCCCCGGTGTAATCACACTGGAAGACTATGACCCGGGAGGAGAGGGAGTAGGTTACCACGATTTAACGACTGAAAACTCAGGGGGTAAGTACAGACCCAATGAATCGGTAGATATAGACTATTCCAGGAATGCCGGTGGTGGTTACCAGGTGGGCTGGACGGATACGGGCGAATGGATGAAATACACGGTTGATGTAAAACAAACCGGTTATTACGTGGCATCAACGCTGTTAGGCAGTCCGAACGACGGCAAGAAATTCCACATAGAATTCGATGGTGTGAATGTGACAGGTTCTGTCGCTGTGCCCAATACCTCTGACTATCATAAGCGGCAGAATGCCAACGTTACCGTCTATCTCACCAAAGGTATACACGTGATGCGCTTCTTTGAAGAAACGGGTGGTTACGATGTAAAGTCCGTCACTTTCAGACCCTTGAACTAA
- a CDS encoding SusC/RagA family TonB-linked outer membrane protein, with translation MHLSVRIVITCLVLYGHCLHAQSPRKDSLPLIADSMRLERTVLYPFNSLQQLLKGNAAGVYIQEPSAEPASMSSIFMRGTAIPYISARSSYEAQPTIILDGIPLITDHPFTFDVQAFQYNHLGPASNVYAAIDPNNIAGIEVLKDFGQAAMYGPRAANGGVILIHSKEPVIGKRRISFNTYFGIVQRPQLYTTNAKFENDFRQVFYDKYATEDETQTYPLYLRDSTNNAYYGPGNWTDLYFKNTPVYGINASLSSGTDRANFLFATGTQRSANAADRTSSDRYNAMFKINMVPLKDFTVSAMLSATRLERKRNRWLRDRFAEMQYLPDLSSPLPPNKAFYGQYLKEWDKSFDDNKTNEVNGYFSINFRISDSFQFTSLSGFDYNEGLRDVFYPSTLLETVNYLSNYFGYNQRVFVNNTLKFQHKWGKHGVKIEAGENFQADFNRYNYAYAYKGPNDLIRVNLLYSDNTKTNYLSPKSFNHALMFSFLDKQRHRLLSFYGRMAYQYDNRFDFSLMMRADGSSSAQPDNWWFYSPTFTAGWQLSTTSRLHASWGRVGRLMPDDRFGEGPQYTSDLSFSNNPVRFSYNGFPGISRAYSSGYIGYGIRWPFTDQLDIGWNTTLLHDRVNLSIDVYHKTDHNMLLEVPFSAEYGYAYQFKNGMKVRNMGVDFSANAILATNTISWQPGITLNYNRNTLMALPGGLDQLVVADGTRLLKVGKSIDQFWVLENKGIYNRESDIPTSHATGKTLNYKGIPLQAGDPKWVDQNGDGVIDDKDKVLKGHVLPIISGGFTNDIRWKGLTLGVNFYFTAFRKVMNAEMANHFDFVNREGKIDMSAVKEITFWTKAGNYDKYPVYNPWSTVDPYRTDQDLFLENGAFLKLRTLSLSYDLTTAKWWHKKSPIHNLAVYATASNLFTITPYTGGDPELVDYSGFDTGYALPFTKTYTVGIKMDL, from the coding sequence ATGCATCTATCTGTACGGATCGTCATCACGTGCCTGGTATTGTATGGCCATTGCTTACATGCACAGTCACCACGGAAGGATTCCTTACCTCTCATCGCCGACAGTATGCGGCTGGAAAGAACGGTACTTTATCCATTTAATAGCCTGCAACAGTTGCTCAAAGGCAATGCTGCCGGTGTTTACATTCAGGAACCATCTGCCGAACCGGCATCGATGAGCAGTATTTTTATGCGCGGTACTGCGATCCCCTATATCAGTGCACGCAGTAGTTACGAAGCACAGCCTACTATTATATTAGATGGAATTCCTCTTATCACTGATCATCCTTTTACATTCGATGTACAGGCGTTTCAATATAATCATTTAGGCCCTGCTTCCAATGTGTATGCAGCTATTGATCCTAACAATATTGCTGGTATTGAAGTGCTCAAAGACTTCGGACAGGCCGCTATGTACGGGCCGCGCGCAGCCAATGGAGGGGTAATCCTTATACATAGCAAGGAACCTGTAATCGGTAAAAGAAGAATAAGTTTCAACACTTATTTTGGTATTGTACAGCGTCCGCAACTGTATACTACGAATGCTAAATTTGAGAACGATTTCAGGCAGGTATTTTACGATAAGTATGCCACTGAAGACGAAACCCAAACTTATCCATTATACCTCCGGGATTCGACTAATAATGCCTATTACGGGCCTGGTAACTGGACAGACCTCTATTTTAAAAATACACCTGTCTATGGCATCAATGCGTCTCTGTCCAGCGGAACTGACAGGGCAAACTTCCTCTTTGCCACCGGTACCCAGCGCTCTGCCAATGCAGCAGACCGGACCAGTTCTGACCGTTATAATGCAATGTTTAAGATCAACATGGTGCCTCTCAAAGACTTTACTGTCAGCGCTATGCTCAGTGCTACCCGCCTGGAAAGGAAACGCAACCGCTGGCTGCGCGACCGATTTGCCGAAATGCAATACCTGCCGGACCTGAGCAGCCCTTTGCCTCCCAATAAAGCATTCTATGGACAGTACCTGAAAGAATGGGATAAATCATTTGATGATAACAAGACCAATGAAGTAAATGGTTACTTCTCTATCAATTTCAGGATCTCTGACAGCTTCCAGTTTACCTCTCTTTCAGGATTTGATTACAACGAAGGATTACGTGATGTATTCTATCCCAGTACGCTCCTGGAAACAGTGAACTACCTCTCTAATTATTTTGGCTATAACCAACGCGTGTTTGTGAATAACACATTGAAGTTTCAACACAAGTGGGGAAAACATGGTGTAAAAATAGAAGCGGGGGAAAACTTCCAGGCGGACTTTAACAGGTATAATTATGCCTACGCTTACAAAGGGCCGAATGACCTGATCCGCGTGAACCTCTTGTATTCTGATAATACAAAGACGAATTACCTCTCGCCCAAGTCATTCAACCATGCGTTGATGTTCAGCTTCCTGGACAAACAAAGACATCGCCTGCTGTCATTCTACGGCCGCATGGCTTATCAATACGACAACCGTTTTGACTTTTCCCTCATGATGAGAGCCGATGGCTCTTCCAGTGCGCAGCCGGACAACTGGTGGTTCTATTCACCCACCTTTACTGCCGGGTGGCAACTGAGTACCACATCCAGGCTTCACGCCAGCTGGGGAAGAGTAGGCCGGTTGATGCCGGATGACCGCTTTGGTGAAGGGCCACAATATACTTCCGACCTTTCATTCAGCAACAACCCCGTTCGCTTTTCATACAATGGGTTTCCGGGCATCAGCCGTGCCTATTCTTCCGGTTATATCGGCTATGGTATACGCTGGCCATTCACTGACCAGCTGGATATTGGCTGGAATACCACCTTACTGCACGACAGGGTTAATCTTTCCATCGATGTGTATCACAAAACGGATCACAACATGCTGCTGGAAGTTCCTTTCTCTGCTGAATATGGCTATGCCTACCAGTTTAAGAACGGGATGAAAGTGCGCAATATGGGCGTAGACTTTAGTGCAAACGCGATCCTGGCTACTAATACCATCAGCTGGCAGCCCGGCATTACCCTGAATTACAACCGCAATACCCTCATGGCATTGCCCGGTGGACTGGATCAACTCGTAGTGGCAGATGGTACCCGCCTGCTGAAAGTAGGTAAGAGCATTGACCAGTTCTGGGTACTTGAAAACAAGGGTATCTATAACAGGGAGTCAGATATTCCTACCAGCCATGCTACCGGCAAAACACTGAACTACAAAGGTATTCCCCTGCAGGCCGGTGATCCGAAATGGGTGGACCAGAATGGCGACGGCGTGATAGATGATAAGGATAAGGTGCTGAAAGGACATGTGCTCCCTATCATCTCCGGCGGCTTTACCAACGATATTCGCTGGAAAGGCCTTACCCTTGGCGTTAACTTTTACTTCACCGCATTCAGGAAAGTAATGAATGCGGAAATGGCGAATCACTTTGATTTCGTAAACAGGGAAGGGAAGATAGACATGAGTGCCGTAAAAGAAATCACCTTCTGGACCAAAGCCGGCAACTATGATAAATATCCGGTGTATAATCCATGGAGTACGGTAGATCCTTACCGTACAGACCAGGATCTCTTTCTTGAAAACGGTGCTTTCCTGAAACTGCGCACACTGTCACTCAGCTATGATCTCACAACCGCTAAATGGTGGCATAAGAAAAGCCCGATCCATAACCTGGCCGTGTATGCAACTGCCAGCAACCTGTTTACTATCACGCCCTACACCGGCGGAGATCCCGAGCTGGTTGACTACAGTGGCTTTGATACCGGCTACGCCCTTCCTTTCACAAAAACCTACACCGTCGGCATAAAAATGGATTTGTAA
- a CDS encoding MFS transporter, protein MSKKLTIFKPWATASEWFIRFVIFLNLLPNLLMFGISVSSGPGAAGYYGIEPSDVQYSMVLFYASLAGFFALERRFFQYIATKEYLLIGAVIQIITSYGCYKTHNLYLLLSLRFIQGMANCISSSVCITLIFSRLRSNRQREIGYSLFYMSLLCITAVSTLVTAPLLDAFDYNVLYKWMIFTYIPGTLLLFVMMNPVRLNKRFPLYQLDWASFVIYTTGLSLLGYVLLYGQQYYWFSDPRILWSSVAVVVLGLLHVIRQKYLKRPYLSLEVFKNSNYVLGMILIFVLYICRGALNITNNYFTNVLGMDPRHLAYILMANIAGILLGVLISSRMVITNVKMRWIWLIGFSLLLVFHLWMNFLFATMADAQTFITPLIIQGMGAGMLMSPIIIFCISAVPAHLGSTASATGVLFRFAGFCSSIALINYFQLYDKSRHYDRFLDRLTMLDPLVNSKLGVYKAGLIAKGLPADRAAKAATGLLYRSADIQAQIRFSMDYYYLVSILIIGVILLIAWVPYLNKTVIDLRRNQPAPAGY, encoded by the coding sequence ATGAGTAAAAAACTAACCATATTCAAACCATGGGCTACGGCTTCGGAATGGTTTATCAGGTTCGTGATCTTTCTGAACCTGCTACCCAACCTGCTGATGTTCGGGATCTCCGTATCCAGTGGACCCGGTGCCGCCGGTTACTATGGTATAGAGCCTTCGGATGTACAGTATTCCATGGTATTGTTCTATGCTTCACTGGCTGGGTTCTTTGCACTGGAAAGACGTTTCTTTCAATACATTGCTACGAAGGAGTACCTGCTGATAGGCGCAGTGATACAGATCATCACATCTTATGGCTGTTACAAAACGCATAACCTGTATCTCTTACTGAGCCTGCGTTTTATTCAGGGCATGGCAAACTGTATTTCATCATCAGTATGTATTACGCTCATCTTTAGCAGGTTGCGGAGTAACCGGCAAAGAGAGATCGGGTATTCACTTTTTTATATGAGCCTGTTGTGTATTACAGCGGTCAGCACACTGGTCACAGCACCTTTGCTGGATGCTTTTGATTACAATGTACTGTACAAATGGATGATCTTTACTTATATCCCCGGTACCCTGTTATTGTTTGTGATGATGAACCCGGTTCGTTTAAATAAGCGTTTCCCGCTTTATCAGCTGGATTGGGCGAGTTTTGTGATATATACTACGGGATTAAGCCTGCTGGGATATGTGTTATTGTATGGACAACAGTATTACTGGTTTAGTGATCCCAGAATTTTGTGGTCGTCGGTTGCTGTAGTTGTACTGGGATTGTTGCATGTGATCAGGCAGAAATACCTGAAACGGCCTTACCTCAGCCTGGAAGTATTTAAGAACTCGAACTATGTATTAGGGATGATATTGATCTTTGTACTGTACATATGCAGGGGTGCTTTGAATATTACCAATAACTATTTTACGAATGTATTAGGTATGGACCCGAGACACCTGGCGTATATCCTGATGGCGAATATTGCCGGGATATTATTGGGGGTGCTGATCAGTTCACGGATGGTTATAACAAATGTGAAAATGCGCTGGATCTGGTTGATAGGATTTAGTTTATTGCTGGTTTTTCACCTGTGGATGAACTTCCTGTTTGCTACCATGGCAGATGCACAAACGTTTATCACGCCGTTGATCATACAGGGTATGGGGGCAGGTATGCTGATGTCTCCGATCATTATCTTCTGTATATCAGCCGTGCCGGCGCACCTGGGCAGTACCGCGTCAGCCACCGGTGTATTATTCCGCTTTGCTGGTTTTTGCAGCAGCATCGCATTGATCAACTATTTTCAGTTGTACGATAAAAGCAGGCATTACGACCGTTTCCTTGATAGATTGACAATGCTGGATCCACTGGTAAATTCCAAACTGGGTGTGTATAAGGCAGGATTAATCGCGAAGGGATTGCCTGCAGACAGGGCGGCAAAAGCAGCGACTGGTTTATTGTACCGTTCTGCTGATATCCAGGCGCAGATCCGGTTTTCGATGGATTACTATTACCTGGTCAGTATACTGATCATTGGCGTCATCTTATTGATCGCCTGGGTACCTTATCTGAATAAAACGGTCATTGATCTGAGGAGAAATCAACCGGCACCGGCGGGATATTAA
- a CDS encoding RagB/SusD family nutrient uptake outer membrane protein has protein sequence MKRLFVLLLLLICCSISCKKLLDIDSTHAVSEENFWNSHEDTRTALIGVYGLLRAAMADNDAWWMYGELRMGDFQSVQRQDLKAIVKGNLRAAYPLLQTLSNWRRFYAVINAANMFMEHVGDVRERDPKYSEQNMKVDIAQMRFMRAYTYFFLVSVWGDVPLITSSHDGEFENKARDDKETVLAFVEKEILAVAPDLPYKYSTDDPQQLGQYYNETSTRWAGVLARKLTAYAILAHVAAYQGKYVDASVYAQFVLDNYSKGGSYYVGTDELTRGTGFFHWKQDNHLLGFNFDWGHVDATFSGHLEELTLARPVVDKALPDIYIPKDTILSVFDKPLDERFSLDTLSGIPTSERYFTSFNTQTPIFQKIKVIQDGNTSDPSFRIFSSTIIITRLENITLLQAEALAVIGQQQKAIDLLNTIRDLRKIKRYDATVEGDLIDAIFRERRKELMGEGWRWFDLIRYNKIKQNDPVFMALINSGGIYWPVADEVITQNPLIKQNPYWQ, from the coding sequence ATGAAACGACTATTCGTACTGCTGCTCCTGCTTATATGCTGTAGCATCAGTTGTAAAAAACTACTGGATATAGATTCCACGCATGCTGTTTCTGAAGAAAACTTCTGGAACTCTCACGAAGATACGCGCACAGCCCTGATTGGTGTGTATGGTTTACTCCGTGCCGCCATGGCAGACAATGATGCCTGGTGGATGTATGGTGAACTGCGCATGGGCGATTTTCAATCTGTACAGCGACAGGACCTGAAAGCTATTGTTAAAGGCAATCTCAGGGCAGCATACCCATTATTACAGACATTGTCTAACTGGCGCCGTTTTTATGCTGTGATCAATGCCGCTAATATGTTCATGGAACATGTTGGTGATGTACGCGAACGTGATCCCAAGTATTCTGAACAGAATATGAAAGTGGATATTGCACAGATGCGTTTTATGCGTGCTTATACCTACTTCTTCCTGGTATCAGTATGGGGCGATGTGCCATTGATCACTTCTTCGCACGATGGTGAATTTGAAAACAAAGCAAGAGATGACAAAGAAACTGTACTGGCTTTTGTTGAAAAAGAAATACTGGCAGTGGCACCCGATCTGCCTTATAAATACAGCACAGACGACCCGCAGCAATTAGGACAATACTACAATGAAACCAGTACCCGCTGGGCAGGTGTACTGGCCCGTAAACTTACTGCCTATGCTATTCTCGCACACGTGGCGGCTTACCAGGGAAAGTATGTAGATGCATCTGTGTATGCACAGTTTGTGCTGGACAACTATTCCAAAGGTGGCAGTTACTATGTAGGCACGGACGAACTGACAAGAGGTACCGGCTTTTTCCACTGGAAACAGGACAATCATCTCCTTGGTTTCAATTTCGACTGGGGCCATGTAGATGCCACCTTCTCCGGTCACCTGGAAGAACTCACATTGGCCAGACCGGTGGTAGACAAAGCATTGCCTGATATCTACATACCCAAGGACACGATCCTCTCTGTATTTGACAAACCACTGGATGAGCGTTTCAGCCTGGATACCCTCTCCGGTATACCTACCTCTGAACGTTACTTTACCAGTTTCAATACCCAGACACCCATCTTCCAAAAGATAAAGGTGATACAGGATGGTAACACATCAGATCCTTCATTCAGGATTTTCTCCAGCACCATCATCATTACCCGCCTTGAAAACATCACACTGTTGCAGGCAGAAGCCCTTGCTGTAATTGGTCAGCAACAGAAAGCAATCGATCTGCTGAATACGATCCGTGACCTGCGAAAGATCAAACGTTATGATGCAACGGTGGAGGGAGACCTGATCGATGCCATCTTCAGAGAACGCCGCAAAGAGCTGATGGGAGAGGGCTGGCGCTGGTTTGACCTGATCCGTTACAACAAAATCAAGCAAAACGATCCTGTGTTTATGGCGCTCATCAACAGTGGGGGAATCTACTGGCCGGTGGCAGATGAAGTCATTACACAAAATCCATTGATCAAACAAAATCCTTACTGGCAATGA
- a CDS encoding family 78 glycoside hydrolase catalytic domain, protein MINKLLFCLFLLRAGTVSGQSVFQSAKWIVPGFKEDTLLRPCPVYTKNVDVRKGLHTATLYITAHGLYEANINAKKVGDAYFTPGYTRYDKRLQYQQYDVKPLLKKGGNSIAVTVGEGWYRGRFGGMMERDIYGNDAGMLFQLDLTYEDGRTVSVLSDSSWSCHTGPIRYAGLYEGELYDPRMQLLLNSPVTSADFPKDILVAGTTPPVREKEQFHPVKVWITPKGEQVIDFGQNLAGWVRCTLKGKAGDTIRLQHAEMLDKAGNFYTGNLREAAATDTYVSNGKKQTFQPHFTWHGFRYVKVEGCKVTPKDFTAIALYSDLTPAGTFSCSSNLLNRLYHNITWSFKGNSLDIPTDCPQRSERLGWTGDAQVFCRTASYLFDVSAFFGKWLLDLAAEQAPNGAIPSIVPDVYKKYRQDLRVGTAGWADAATIIPWTLYWVYGDTAVLSRQYASMRAWVDYISNVSKEGLWTANGYGDWLAPGDSTSLPYIDQCYWANSTQLLINAAKVLGRSNDVEKYTQSLQAIKAAFLKNYISPEGVAITNTQTAYVLALQFDMLPDSMKKNAAGRLAALVTKNNNHLATGFLGTPYLLHALSENGHTDLAYKVLNQETCPSWLYPVKMGATTIWEKWDAIRPDSTVQATSYNHYSYGAVGEWLYRVVAGIDAASPGYEKILIHPRPGGGIEWVNASYTCPYGKIVSNWKMEQGKFTLHVEIPAGTRATIMIPGKESMEVTAGTYDL, encoded by the coding sequence ATGATCAACAAACTATTATTCTGCCTGTTCTTACTGAGGGCAGGAACTGTATCGGGTCAATCCGTTTTCCAATCAGCGAAATGGATTGTACCCGGATTCAAAGAAGATACATTACTCCGGCCCTGCCCGGTATACACCAAAAACGTTGATGTAAGAAAAGGATTGCACACGGCTACTTTATACATCACTGCACATGGCCTTTATGAGGCAAATATCAATGCAAAGAAAGTAGGGGATGCTTACTTCACACCCGGGTACACCCGCTATGACAAACGATTGCAATACCAGCAATATGATGTGAAACCGCTGCTGAAAAAGGGGGGTAATTCAATAGCTGTAACAGTAGGAGAAGGCTGGTACAGGGGGCGGTTTGGTGGTATGATGGAACGGGATATCTATGGCAATGATGCCGGTATGCTCTTTCAGCTGGATCTTACCTATGAAGATGGAAGAACGGTATCTGTTTTATCAGACAGCAGCTGGTCTTGTCATACAGGCCCTATTCGCTATGCAGGTTTGTATGAAGGTGAATTATATGATCCACGTATGCAGCTGTTGCTGAATAGCCCGGTCACAAGTGCGGATTTTCCTAAAGATATATTGGTCGCAGGCACTACCCCGCCTGTAAGAGAAAAGGAGCAATTCCATCCTGTAAAAGTGTGGATAACTCCTAAAGGGGAACAGGTCATTGATTTTGGTCAGAACCTGGCTGGCTGGGTGCGTTGTACCCTGAAAGGAAAGGCAGGAGATACCATACGCCTGCAGCATGCAGAAATGCTGGATAAGGCGGGCAATTTTTATACAGGTAATTTAAGAGAGGCCGCAGCCACTGATACTTATGTATCCAATGGTAAAAAGCAAACATTCCAGCCACATTTCACCTGGCATGGTTTCCGTTATGTAAAAGTTGAGGGCTGCAAGGTGACCCCGAAAGATTTCACTGCTATTGCACTTTATTCAGACCTTACACCTGCCGGTACTTTTTCCTGTTCCAGCAATCTGCTGAACCGGTTATATCACAATATTACCTGGAGTTTCAAAGGAAATTCCCTCGATATTCCTACGGATTGTCCACAGCGCAGCGAACGCCTGGGCTGGACAGGTGATGCACAGGTATTTTGCAGAACTGCCAGCTACCTGTTTGATGTCAGCGCATTCTTTGGTAAATGGTTGCTGGACCTGGCGGCAGAGCAGGCACCGAATGGGGCGATCCCCAGCATAGTGCCGGATGTGTATAAGAAATATCGCCAGGATCTCCGGGTCGGCACTGCCGGCTGGGCAGATGCGGCTACCATCATTCCCTGGACCCTGTATTGGGTATATGGCGATACAGCCGTTTTAAGCAGGCAATATGCCAGTATGAGGGCCTGGGTCGACTACATCAGTAATGTGAGCAAAGAAGGGCTCTGGACAGCGAATGGCTATGGCGACTGGCTGGCTCCCGGTGACTCCACCTCGCTGCCTTATATTGATCAGTGTTATTGGGCCAATTCCACACAATTACTGATCAATGCAGCAAAAGTCTTAGGCAGATCCAATGATGTGGAAAAGTACACGCAATCATTACAGGCGATCAAAGCAGCTTTCCTGAAAAATTATATCTCCCCTGAAGGCGTAGCTATTACCAACACACAAACCGCCTATGTGCTGGCATTGCAATTTGACATGCTACCCGATAGTATGAAAAAGAATGCGGCCGGCCGGCTGGCAGCGCTCGTTACGAAGAATAATAACCACCTGGCTACCGGTTTCCTGGGCACTCCATACCTGCTGCATGCACTGAGTGAAAACGGGCATACCGATCTGGCGTATAAGGTGCTGAACCAGGAAACCTGCCCATCCTGGTTGTACCCGGTAAAAATGGGAGCCACCACTATCTGGGAAAAATGGGATGCTATCAGACCTGACAGCACCGTACAGGCTACCTCCTACAACCACTATTCCTATGGAGCCGTTGGCGAATGGCTGTACCGGGTAGTGGCAGGGATTGATGCGGCCAGTCCGGGCTATGAAAAGATCCTGATCCACCCCCGGCCGGGTGGTGGTATTGAATGGGTAAATGCAAGCTATACCTGTCCATATGGAAAGATCGTTTCCAACTGGAAAATGGAGCAGGGCAAATTCACCCTGCATGTGGAAATCCCTGCCGGCACGCGGGCCACGATCATGATACCGGGTAAGGAAAGTATGGAGGTGACAGCAGGAACCTATGATCTTTAG
- a CDS encoding DUF5007 domain-containing protein, translating to MKRLILILLLFISCRKWAPDDLDYLSARAVFNQTVFAPVMGRTTMYSQIFNTDNSSTPIQFKILNVRVKKTGEASTDLDQTVEAVVWKQAYTGFEKSLDEINAKRGKETHPIWEIRPSSGDFVLWSTTGLRAQPDSGYLFDVEAKNSGGTNVYKDLSLMPFTEQPYAPYEYDPITGKQRATYPNTNDSSIFVLQYNHPGIGGIVNDDNNLGLKSDSVRVLFHKAGNGHSVTFKFMDKDSLPIDPAKFNLTPWDSLMHGFDIQRTATGVTYQVAFPIPLMRFKTRFTNNDGSQAYVKFSFTRVGFGNLRETCTMDLSFNIYQEGDWEIIFYFRNNPRFRDE from the coding sequence ATGAAACGACTGATATTAATATTGCTATTATTCATTTCCTGCCGCAAATGGGCGCCAGATGACCTGGATTATCTAAGTGCCCGGGCTGTATTCAATCAGACCGTATTTGCACCTGTCATGGGCAGGACAACTATGTATTCCCAGATCTTCAACACTGACAACTCCAGTACCCCTATCCAGTTCAAAATACTGAATGTGCGGGTAAAGAAAACCGGCGAAGCATCCACCGACCTGGATCAGACCGTAGAGGCTGTGGTATGGAAACAGGCTTATACCGGTTTTGAGAAATCTCTCGATGAGATCAATGCCAAGCGTGGTAAAGAAACACATCCTATCTGGGAGATCAGGCCCAGCTCCGGCGATTTTGTATTGTGGTCTACCACCGGGCTGCGGGCCCAACCGGATTCCGGTTACCTCTTCGATGTAGAGGCGAAGAACTCCGGTGGTACGAACGTATATAAGGATCTGAGCCTGATGCCATTTACAGAGCAACCTTATGCACCTTATGAATACGATCCCATCACGGGTAAGCAAAGGGCTACCTATCCCAATACGAACGACTCCTCCATTTTTGTATTACAATACAATCACCCGGGTATTGGCGGCATTGTCAACGATGATAACAACCTGGGCCTGAAATCAGATAGTGTACGCGTATTGTTTCACAAAGCAGGCAATGGGCACAGTGTCACCTTCAAATTCATGGACAAGGATTCCCTGCCTATCGATCCTGCGAAGTTCAACCTCACACCCTGGGATAGCCTCATGCATGGATTCGACATTCAGCGTACTGCTACAGGAGTGACTTACCAGGTGGCGTTTCCTATCCCATTAATGCGGTTCAAAACCCGGTTTACGAACAACGATGGTTCGCAGGCTTACGTCAAATTCAGTTTTACAAGAGTCGGTTTTGGTAATCTCCGGGAGACCTGCACAATGGATCTATCCTTCAACATCTACCAGGAAGGCGACTGGGAAATCATTTTCTATTTCAGGAACAACCCCCGGTTCAGGGACGAATAA